The following are encoded together in the Terriglobia bacterium genome:
- a CDS encoding DUF3106 domain-containing protein — translation MRGSKIFGAVALAWLAAVAVTADAQRSPSPQHLLPQAQGNPQKNSGPAKKKAAPPEHHMGDWLEAHKNLPPDQQERALESDPGFKNLPPLQQAKLRDQLRRFNSLPPAQRERALIRMKFLASLTPQQRQQIRLSQQQLQGLPEDRRVMVHKALRHLRQMDPQQRAEVMQSDRFKSTFSDQEQGILRQLAAINPPGEGGAAAPGAQQPK, via the coding sequence GTGAGGGGGAGCAAAATCTTCGGCGCAGTAGCGCTGGCGTGGCTGGCTGCAGTCGCGGTCACCGCCGATGCGCAGCGCAGTCCGTCTCCCCAGCATCTTCTGCCCCAGGCCCAGGGAAATCCGCAAAAGAATTCCGGTCCCGCAAAGAAAAAAGCCGCTCCGCCCGAGCACCACATGGGTGACTGGCTGGAAGCCCACAAAAACCTTCCGCCTGACCAGCAGGAAAGAGCGCTGGAAAGCGATCCTGGTTTCAAGAACCTGCCTCCACTACAACAAGCGAAGCTGCGGGATCAGTTGCGCAGATTTAACAGCCTGCCGCCGGCCCAGCGCGAGCGTGCGTTGATTCGCATGAAGTTTCTGGCCAGCCTGACGCCGCAACAACGCCAGCAAATCCGTCTGTCGCAACAACAGCTTCAGGGCCTGCCGGAAGACCGCCGCGTCATGGTCCACAAGGCATTGAGGCATCTGCGCCAGATGGACCCGCAGCAGCGCGCTGAAGTCATGCAGTCAGACCGCTTCAAGAGCACGTTCTCTGACCAGGAGCAGGGCATTCTCCGGCAGTTGGCGGCCATCAATCCTCCCGGCGAAGGCGGCGCAGCAGCGCCCGGCGCCCAGCAGCCGAAATAG
- a CDS encoding sigma-70 family RNA polymerase sigma factor, whose amino-acid sequence MPTATGRVQDIAQMAASQVPYDSLSDAEVMLRVGAEDTAAYSYLVQKFHRPMIAFMYRMCHNQAVAEELAQEVFLRVYRSRQSYAAEAKFTTWLYRIATNLAVNHARDHKVERSGKVASLDEPDEETGTTLDVADQTLNAEQQILRRERMAAIKSQVMALPEKQRAAVLMHKYQGMDYREIAEVLKLSESATKSLLFRAYEGLRERLKEFV is encoded by the coding sequence ATGCCCACAGCGACCGGCAGGGTGCAGGATATCGCGCAGATGGCGGCTAGCCAGGTGCCATATGATTCGCTCAGCGACGCGGAGGTAATGCTCCGCGTTGGAGCGGAGGACACCGCCGCTTACTCGTACCTGGTCCAGAAGTTTCACCGCCCCATGATCGCGTTCATGTACCGCATGTGCCACAACCAGGCGGTGGCGGAAGAGCTGGCGCAAGAGGTGTTCCTGCGGGTGTATCGCTCGCGGCAGAGCTACGCGGCGGAAGCCAAGTTCACCACCTGGCTGTATCGCATCGCCACCAACCTGGCGGTGAACCACGCGCGCGACCACAAAGTGGAACGCAGCGGCAAGGTGGCCAGCCTGGATGAGCCCGACGAAGAAACCGGCACCACGCTGGACGTGGCCGACCAGACGCTGAACGCGGAACAGCAGATCCTGCGCCGCGAACGGATGGCCGCCATCAAGAGCCAGGTGATGGCGTTGCCGGAAAAGCAGCGCGCCGCCGTGCTCATGCACAAGTATCAGGGAATGGATTACCGGGAAATCGCTGAAGTTCTGAAGCTCAGCGAGTCCGCCACTAAGTCTCTGCTCTTTCGCGCCTATGAAGGGTTGCGGGAGCGGTTGAAGGAATTTGTATGA
- a CDS encoding response regulator has product MEPLRQRVDAPTRIYAFVDDLFFLAKIQETSRKLNVKVEFVKTEKDILDKIGDTEDKPSLIVVDLNSNSIKPLAIITKMRSKFKKPTSIVGFVSHLQGDLKMKAQEAGCDVVMPRSAFSQNLPNILRRHGAEDEPDENFNKA; this is encoded by the coding sequence ATGGAGCCGCTACGCCAGCGCGTAGATGCTCCCACCCGCATTTACGCTTTCGTGGACGATCTCTTCTTCCTGGCAAAAATCCAGGAGACCTCGCGCAAGCTCAACGTGAAAGTGGAGTTCGTGAAGACGGAGAAAGACATCCTGGACAAGATTGGCGACACGGAAGACAAGCCGTCATTGATCGTGGTGGACTTGAACAGCAACAGCATCAAGCCGCTGGCCATCATCACCAAGATGCGCAGTAAATTCAAGAAGCCCACTTCGATTGTGGGATTTGTCTCCCACCTGCAGGGCGACCTGAAGATGAAAGCCCAGGAAGCCGGTTGCGACGTGGTCATGCCGCGCTCCGCGTTTTCGCAAAACCTGCCCAACATTTTGCGCCGCCACGGCGCGGAAGACGAGCCGGACGAAAATTTCAATAAAGCTTAG
- a CDS encoding histidine triad nucleotide-binding protein → MSDCLFCKIIAGKIPSKKVYEDDLAYAFEDINPQAPTHVLIIPKRHLVDIKEATEHDAEILGHLNLVAAKIARERNLERGYRTVYNVGPDSGQSVFHLHLHLLGGRSMSWPPG, encoded by the coding sequence ATGAGCGACTGTCTTTTCTGCAAGATCATTGCCGGCAAGATTCCTTCGAAGAAAGTCTATGAAGACGACCTGGCCTATGCCTTTGAGGACATCAATCCCCAGGCGCCGACCCACGTCCTGATCATCCCCAAGCGGCACCTCGTAGACATCAAGGAAGCCACCGAGCATGACGCCGAGATCCTGGGACACCTGAATCTGGTGGCCGCCAAGATTGCGCGCGAACGCAACCTGGAGCGCGGCTACCGCACGGTGTACAACGTCGGCCCGGACTCCGGCCAGTCCGTGTTCCATCTGCATCTGCATTTGCTGGGTGGAAGAAGCATGAGCTGGCCGCCGGGGTAA
- a CDS encoding DinB family protein, with product MRGLSFGELLDYCAEETQHWGEFFKKNPDALNLPCDIAGTKNVREVVVHIVAVQVRYAERLLNQPVSEYDVFMPMSANELFAAAHKSAEDLRSFAVAANDPDWDGIMSFPTRTGGTLTASRRKIFIHALLHGLRHWAQLATFLRQQGYKQDWQHDFIFSSVIK from the coding sequence ATGCGAGGACTCAGTTTTGGTGAACTGCTGGACTACTGCGCGGAAGAAACACAGCACTGGGGCGAGTTCTTCAAAAAGAACCCAGATGCACTCAACTTGCCATGCGACATCGCCGGGACAAAGAACGTCCGCGAAGTGGTGGTGCATATCGTCGCCGTGCAAGTGCGCTATGCCGAGCGCCTATTGAACCAGCCGGTCAGCGAGTATGACGTGTTCATGCCCATGTCCGCCAATGAACTCTTCGCCGCCGCCCACAAGAGCGCGGAAGACCTGCGCAGCTTTGCCGTGGCCGCCAACGACCCGGATTGGGACGGCATCATGAGCTTCCCCACGCGCACCGGCGGGACACTCACCGCCAGCCGCCGCAAAATCTTCATCCACGCGCTGCTGCACGGCCTGCGGCACTGGGCGCAGCTGGCCACGTTCCTGCGCCAGCAAGGCTACAAGCAGGACTGGCAGCACGATTTCATTTTTTCCAGCGTGATTAAGTAG
- a CDS encoding septal ring lytic transglycosylase RlpA family protein, with protein MPPPPASASTPAPRSAPTPAPGLTKTKPSPSVPPGSSTSSAPLSSSSIPAARPTPSPKPEAELTVPKGAKVLYAETGWASWYGPGFQKRHGANGEVFDTERMTAAHRTIPLNSIARVTNVKTQESVVVRITDRGPFVGDRVLDLSRAAARKLSVYQHGTALVRIEVVESPSSIYEGGRWCVQIGAFQDHDQASKLKEKLARRYRTAKVLQFASPVGGDWLRVLVADDSKKRAQELMRETHTDAGVFLVRMD; from the coding sequence GTGCCTCCACCACCGGCTTCGGCCAGCACGCCTGCGCCACGGTCGGCGCCTACGCCTGCGCCTGGGCTGACCAAAACTAAGCCGTCGCCCTCTGTGCCGCCGGGGTCTTCAACTTCGTCTGCACCTTTATCTTCGTCCAGCATCCCGGCTGCCCGGCCGACGCCTTCGCCCAAGCCTGAAGCGGAACTCACGGTCCCCAAAGGCGCCAAGGTTCTCTACGCGGAAACCGGATGGGCCAGCTGGTACGGGCCGGGCTTTCAGAAACGGCATGGAGCCAACGGCGAAGTCTTTGACACCGAGCGCATGACGGCCGCGCACCGCACCATTCCGCTGAATTCCATCGCGCGGGTTACCAATGTGAAGACCCAGGAATCGGTGGTAGTCCGCATTACTGACCGCGGGCCGTTCGTCGGCGACCGCGTGCTGGATCTCTCCCGCGCCGCCGCCCGCAAGCTTAGCGTGTACCAGCACGGCACAGCACTCGTCCGGATTGAGGTGGTGGAGTCGCCCTCGTCCATTTACGAAGGCGGCCGATGGTGCGTGCAGATTGGCGCGTTCCAGGACCATGACCAGGCCAGCAAGCTGAAAGAAAAGCTGGCGCGACGCTATCGCACGGCGAAAGTCCTGCAATTTGCCAGCCCGGTGGGCGGCGATTGGCTGCGCGTCCTGGTGGCCGATGACAGCAAGAAGCGCGCCCAGGAACTCATGCGCGAAACCCACACCGACGCTGGGGTATTTTTGGTCAGGATGGACTGA
- a CDS encoding PilZ domain-containing protein, with protein sequence MERPDPGVADVPQRREAEKDRATRHELKIPLRYRLNGQQDWSSGETINVSESGILFSSNNLLEVDSRLEITFQTSGAPALRSSTRVAKVVRRVLSNWPETKLLFGVRYCS encoded by the coding sequence ATGGAACGCCCAGACCCTGGCGTGGCCGATGTGCCGCAACGCCGTGAGGCCGAGAAAGACCGCGCCACGCGCCACGAACTCAAAATCCCTTTGCGCTATCGCCTGAACGGCCAGCAGGACTGGTCAAGCGGCGAAACCATTAACGTCAGTGAGTCCGGGATCTTATTTTCTTCCAACAATTTGTTGGAAGTAGATTCTCGCCTGGAAATCACTTTTCAAACCTCCGGTGCACCGGCTTTGCGCTCCAGTACTCGAGTCGCCAAGGTAGTTCGCCGGGTGCTGAGTAACTGGCCGGAAACCAAGCTTCTTTTCGGCGTCAGATACTGTTCCTAG
- a CDS encoding acyl-CoA dehydrogenase family protein, producing MDFQLNEEQLALKKSIREYAEREILPNVMKWDEHGHFPLQVIKELGKMGAMGAIFPAEYGGAGLGYVEYVIIVEELSRVDGSVGITVAAHNSLCSNHIFLAGTEAQKRKYISKLATGEFIGAWGLTEPGSGSDAGGARMSAARKKGGWVLNGTKTFITNGSHADVIVAIAVTDKTANTHGLSAFIVERGAKGFRPGKKENKLGLRASDTSELIFEDCWVPDDALLGKESDGFIDSMRVLDGGRISIAALGLGMAQGAYEAALKYSKQRKQFNKLISDFQAIQWKLADMATEIDAARLLTMRAASMKDAGLKTTQESSMAKLYTSEVAVRCANESVQIHGGYGFIKDYPAEKFYRDVKLCTIGEGTSEIQRLVIARQLLKD from the coding sequence TTGGATTTTCAACTGAACGAAGAACAACTGGCGCTGAAGAAATCCATCCGCGAGTACGCCGAGCGCGAGATCCTGCCCAACGTGATGAAGTGGGACGAACACGGGCACTTCCCCCTGCAAGTGATCAAGGAACTGGGCAAGATGGGCGCCATGGGAGCGATCTTTCCCGCCGAGTACGGCGGCGCCGGCCTGGGCTACGTGGAATACGTGATCATTGTGGAAGAGCTTTCGCGCGTGGACGGCTCGGTGGGCATCACCGTGGCCGCGCACAATTCGCTCTGTTCCAACCACATCTTTCTGGCCGGGACAGAAGCCCAGAAGCGCAAGTATATTTCCAAGCTGGCGACGGGAGAGTTCATTGGCGCCTGGGGCCTGACCGAGCCCGGCTCCGGCTCTGACGCCGGCGGCGCGCGCATGAGCGCTGCCCGCAAAAAAGGCGGGTGGGTGCTCAACGGCACCAAGACCTTCATCACCAACGGCTCGCACGCCGACGTGATCGTGGCCATCGCCGTCACGGACAAGACGGCGAACACGCACGGCCTCTCGGCCTTCATCGTAGAAAGAGGCGCCAAGGGATTTCGTCCCGGCAAAAAAGAAAACAAGCTGGGCCTGCGCGCCAGCGATACATCAGAATTGATCTTCGAAGACTGCTGGGTGCCGGACGACGCTCTGCTGGGCAAAGAAAGTGACGGGTTCATTGACTCCATGCGCGTGCTGGATGGCGGGCGCATCTCCATCGCCGCGCTGGGACTGGGGATGGCGCAAGGCGCGTACGAAGCCGCGCTCAAATATTCCAAGCAGCGCAAGCAGTTCAACAAACTGATCAGCGACTTTCAGGCCATCCAATGGAAGCTGGCGGACATGGCCACGGAGATTGACGCCGCGCGCCTGCTCACCATGCGCGCCGCCAGCATGAAAGACGCCGGCCTGAAGACCACGCAGGAATCGTCCATGGCCAAGCTGTATACGTCGGAGGTGGCGGTGCGCTGCGCCAACGAAAGCGTGCAGATCCACGGCGGCTATGGCTTCATCAAGGACTATCCAGCGGAAAAGTTTTATCGCGACGTGAAGCTGTGCACCATCGGCGAAGGCACCAGCGAAATCCAGCGGCTGGTGATTGCGCGGCAGCTGCTGAAAGACTGA
- the meaB gene encoding methylmalonyl Co-A mutase-associated GTPase MeaB has product MDTAITNWVERIRAGEVRALARAISVIEDGRPESLALLKALFPFSGRARVLGLTGAPGAGKSTLVDQLAREYRKQEKTVGIIAVDPTSPYTGGAILGDRIRMQAHHADPGIYIRSMATRGNLGGLARATTDVATVLDASGKDLVMIETVGVGQDEVDIVRLADVTIVILVPGMGDDVQTIKAGIMEIADIFVINKSDHEGADRVEREIRSMQSLAIRHDSWTPPVVKTVASEGKGVKELAQAIVNFEEFLQKNNLLLKKKISSWRERLVEMLRDALLRRLLDERMTEGDLERLAADVAAHRRDPYTLVEEIVSSFAASGDRVIR; this is encoded by the coding sequence ATGGACACCGCGATCACAAACTGGGTTGAACGCATTCGCGCCGGCGAAGTGCGCGCCCTGGCGCGTGCCATCAGCGTGATTGAAGACGGGCGTCCGGAGTCGCTGGCGCTGCTCAAGGCCCTGTTCCCGTTCAGCGGACGCGCACGCGTCCTCGGCCTGACCGGCGCTCCGGGCGCCGGCAAAAGCACATTAGTGGATCAATTGGCCCGCGAGTATCGCAAACAAGAGAAGACGGTGGGCATCATCGCCGTGGACCCCACCAGCCCGTACACTGGCGGCGCCATCCTGGGCGACCGCATACGCATGCAGGCGCATCACGCTGATCCGGGAATCTATATTCGCAGCATGGCCACCCGCGGCAACCTGGGCGGGCTGGCCCGCGCCACCACGGACGTGGCCACGGTGCTCGACGCCAGCGGCAAAGACCTGGTGATGATTGAAACCGTGGGCGTCGGCCAGGATGAAGTGGACATCGTGCGTCTGGCCGACGTGACCATTGTGATCCTGGTGCCGGGTATGGGCGACGACGTCCAGACCATCAAGGCCGGGATCATGGAAATTGCCGACATCTTCGTCATCAACAAAAGCGACCACGAGGGCGCGGACCGCGTGGAGCGCGAGATCCGCTCCATGCAGAGCCTGGCCATCCGCCATGACAGCTGGACGCCGCCGGTGGTGAAGACCGTGGCCAGCGAAGGCAAAGGCGTGAAGGAACTGGCCCAAGCCATCGTCAATTTTGAAGAGTTCCTGCAGAAGAACAACCTGCTGCTCAAAAAGAAGATCAGTAGTTGGCGCGAGCGGCTGGTGGAGATGTTGCGCGACGCTCTGCTGCGACGCCTTCTCGACGAGCGCATGACTGAAGGCGACCTGGAACGGCTGGCGGCGGACGTCGCCGCGCATCGCCGCGATCCGTATACGCTGGTGGAGGAAATCGTGAGTAGCTTTGCTGCATCGGGTGATCGGGTGATCCGGTGA
- the mce gene encoding methylmalonyl-CoA epimerase translates to MSHTIDHLGIAVKSLAQARKFYEQLGMQVGGEEVVAHEKVKVAMVALGESRIELLEPTGPDSVIAKFLEKRGEGLHHVALHVPDLKQAVATLKATGARLISDEIKTGAGGHQYVFVHPSSTGGVLLELVQG, encoded by the coding sequence ATGTCCCACACCATTGACCATCTCGGCATCGCGGTAAAGTCGCTGGCCCAGGCGCGCAAATTTTATGAGCAGTTGGGGATGCAAGTGGGCGGCGAAGAAGTGGTGGCGCACGAGAAAGTAAAAGTCGCCATGGTGGCGCTGGGAGAGAGCCGCATTGAGCTGCTGGAGCCGACGGGCCCGGATTCGGTGATCGCCAAATTTCTGGAAAAGCGCGGCGAAGGCCTGCACCACGTGGCGCTCCACGTCCCCGACTTGAAGCAAGCGGTGGCCACGCTCAAGGCCACGGGCGCGCGGCTGATCTCCGACGAAATCAAGACCGGCGCCGGCGGGCACCAGTATGTTTTTGTGCATCCTTCCAGCACGGGCGGAGTGCTGTTGGAGTTGGTGCAAGGATAA
- the tsaB gene encoding tRNA (adenosine(37)-N6)-threonylcarbamoyltransferase complex dimerization subunit type 1 TsaB has protein sequence MLLLGIDTTGKSGGVTLAQGDERSFRVLESAPIAGGTFSAQLVPTVAGLLRKHGFAAKSLDGFAVASGPGSFTGLRVGLSAAKGLAEALQKPIATVSLLHALASFSQTPGRVAAVMDASRNEVFVGLYDVDVNGTTIHFILESLDTQAEMLELLQSDPTPTIITCDESVARVVSAMRPGGEVKTEVTLVPRPDSAVIARLGLRKLLAGETVTAEALDANYLRRSDAEIVHQKSVHQNKGGK, from the coding sequence ATGCTCTTACTCGGCATAGACACAACCGGAAAATCGGGCGGCGTGACGCTGGCGCAGGGCGATGAGCGCAGCTTCCGCGTGCTGGAGTCCGCGCCCATTGCCGGCGGCACGTTTTCCGCCCAGTTAGTGCCGACCGTCGCGGGCCTGCTGCGCAAGCACGGCTTCGCCGCCAAGAGCCTTGACGGGTTCGCCGTGGCTTCCGGGCCGGGATCGTTCACCGGATTGCGCGTCGGGCTGAGCGCAGCCAAGGGTTTGGCTGAAGCTTTGCAGAAGCCCATCGCCACGGTTTCTTTGTTGCACGCTCTGGCCAGCTTTTCGCAAACCCCAGGGCGCGTGGCTGCGGTCATGGACGCCAGCCGCAATGAAGTGTTCGTGGGCCTGTATGACGTGGACGTCAATGGAACAACCATCCACTTCATTCTGGAATCTTTGGACACGCAGGCGGAGATGCTGGAGCTATTGCAGTCTGACCCAACTCCCACAATCATCACCTGCGACGAATCGGTTGCGCGTGTGGTCTCTGCGATGCGGCCCGGCGGCGAAGTCAAGACGGAAGTCACACTCGTTCCCCGTCCTGACAGCGCGGTCATTGCCCGGCTTGGTTTACGCAAGCTGCTGGCCGGTGAAACGGTCACGGCGGAAGCGCTGGACGCTAACTATCTGCGCCGCTCGGACGCAGAGATTGTTCATCAGAAGAGCGTTCATCAGAACAAAGGCGGCAAGTGA
- the rimI gene encoding ribosomal protein S18-alanine N-acetyltransferase translates to MIRVRAAAWSDLAQVMAIAGESASASDWPASEYEKVFAAETGPDRLLLVAEEDGVEQSGSVQGFVIGRQVAGEWELENIAVSGPVRRRGLASLLLEEFLRVVHAWGGTNVHLEVRESNQAARLLYEKAGFVQAGRRKAYYRHPDEDALVLRFLFP, encoded by the coding sequence ATGATTCGTGTGCGCGCCGCGGCGTGGTCTGATCTGGCCCAGGTGATGGCGATTGCTGGAGAATCCGCCAGCGCGTCAGACTGGCCGGCCAGCGAGTATGAAAAAGTCTTTGCCGCGGAAACGGGGCCAGACCGTTTGCTCCTGGTGGCCGAAGAAGACGGAGTGGAACAGAGCGGGAGTGTGCAAGGTTTTGTCATCGGGCGACAGGTCGCAGGGGAATGGGAGCTTGAAAACATTGCCGTTAGCGGTCCGGTCCGCAGGCGCGGCCTAGCGTCCTTGTTACTGGAGGAGTTTCTTCGCGTGGTGCACGCCTGGGGCGGTACAAATGTACACCTGGAAGTCCGCGAATCAAATCAGGCGGCGCGCTTACTCTATGAAAAAGCAGGCTTTGTGCAAGCGGGACGGCGGAAAGCGTATTATCGCCATCCGGATGAGGATGCCCTGGTTCTAAGATTTCTTTTTCCTTAA
- a CDS encoding DUF465 domain-containing protein — MVDSVREQLLASHDEFRRLAHEHTQYSQRLSSLTDKRYLSEDEKLEEVRLKKLKLRLKDQMQMIEQEHRRGSTQVA; from the coding sequence ATGGTAGATTCCGTTCGCGAACAGCTTCTTGCCAGCCACGATGAGTTTCGTAGGCTGGCGCATGAACACACTCAATATTCCCAGCGTCTCAGCTCCCTTACTGACAAGCGGTATCTCTCCGAAGACGAAAAGCTCGAGGAAGTCCGTCTGAAGAAGCTAAAGCTGCGTCTGAAAGACCAGATGCAAATGATCGAGCAGGAGCACCGGCGCGGGTCAACCCAGGTAGCTTAA
- a CDS encoding phosphatidylserine decarboxylase family protein — protein MVRDGIYYALGMLVVAAFLCWLGVPWLAGLPLLLAAFFLWFFRDPERVIPSEAGLIVSPADGKVTDVSSTQLSGNPATRISIFLNVFDVHVNRSPVSGVIKDVVYRKGKFLNAMDATSAEANEQTIITVQAENMTVVFKQIAGLIARRIVFNHKAGDRLLRGQRVGLIKFGSRTDVIFPSPAELRVKIGDRVKGGSSVLARVSVAPPAGQQPREHTGAFR, from the coding sequence ATGGTTCGCGACGGCATCTATTACGCGCTGGGCATGCTGGTGGTGGCCGCGTTCCTGTGCTGGCTCGGCGTTCCCTGGCTGGCCGGCCTTCCGCTGCTGCTGGCGGCGTTCTTTCTCTGGTTCTTTCGCGACCCCGAGCGTGTCATCCCCTCAGAAGCCGGGCTGATCGTCTCCCCCGCGGACGGCAAAGTCACCGACGTTTCCTCCACCCAACTCAGTGGCAATCCGGCCACGCGCATCAGTATTTTTCTCAACGTGTTTGACGTGCATGTAAACCGCTCTCCGGTTTCCGGCGTGATCAAAGACGTGGTGTATCGCAAGGGAAAATTCCTCAACGCCATGGACGCCACCTCCGCGGAAGCCAACGAGCAGACCATCATCACCGTCCAAGCCGAAAACATGACCGTGGTGTTCAAACAGATTGCCGGCTTGATCGCCCGGCGCATTGTGTTCAACCACAAAGCCGGCGACAGACTGCTTCGCGGCCAGCGCGTGGGCTTGATCAAATTCGGTTCGCGTACGGACGTCATTTTTCCCTCTCCCGCGGAACTGCGCGTGAAAATCGGCGATCGCGTCAAAGGCGGTTCTTCCGTCCTGGCGCGCGTTTCGGTGGCGCCGCCCGCCGGGCAACAGCCGCGGGAACACACGGGAGCGTTCCGATGA
- a CDS encoding phosphatidylcholine/phosphatidylserine synthase, whose product MKMPLGLDERIPDSQKRRMRKGMYILPSLFTAANMGAGYYAITQTLQGTQTDFRHFDLAALAIGIAVLADGLDGFVARLTGTTSNFGRELDSLADVITFGVAPALLAYFWGFRVLEPSDFGTFNLIDRIGHLGLVVTFIFLVAGASRLARFNIQLNPQPSNPGRPDRKYFVGMPIPAGAGVVAATVHMVLGHPITFWWLSCIWLALIAMVAFLMVSTWRFYSLKGLNLRDRHPFWVLVWISAMIYLIWALSQYLLIALAIGYMLSGVFTRLSYAFRRRPKPPAPTSYEEAPQSR is encoded by the coding sequence ATGAAAATGCCTCTCGGGCTGGATGAGCGCATTCCCGATTCACAAAAGCGCCGCATGCGCAAAGGCATGTACATTTTGCCGTCATTGTTCACGGCGGCAAACATGGGCGCGGGCTACTACGCGATTACCCAGACATTGCAAGGCACGCAAACGGACTTCCGCCATTTTGATCTGGCAGCGCTGGCCATTGGCATTGCCGTGCTGGCTGACGGGCTTGACGGATTTGTCGCCCGCTTGACCGGCACCACCAGTAATTTTGGCCGCGAACTTGATTCGCTCGCCGACGTGATCACCTTTGGCGTTGCGCCCGCCCTGCTGGCATATTTTTGGGGCTTCAGGGTGCTGGAGCCTTCTGATTTTGGCACCTTCAACCTCATAGACCGGATCGGACACCTGGGCCTGGTGGTCACGTTTATCTTTCTTGTGGCCGGGGCCAGCCGGCTGGCGCGCTTCAACATTCAGTTGAACCCTCAGCCTTCCAATCCGGGTCGCCCGGACAGAAAGTATTTTGTCGGCATGCCCATTCCCGCGGGCGCCGGCGTGGTGGCCGCTACCGTCCACATGGTGTTGGGGCATCCCATCACTTTCTGGTGGCTCTCCTGCATCTGGTTGGCGCTCATCGCCATGGTGGCCTTTCTCATGGTGAGTACCTGGCGGTTCTACAGCCTGAAGGGCCTCAACCTGCGCGACCGGCATCCGTTTTGGGTGCTGGTTTGGATTTCCGCCATGATTTATCTCATATGGGCTTTGTCTCAGTACCTGTTGATCGCTCTGGCGATCGGCTATATGCTGAGCGGCGTGTTTACCCGGCTCTCCTACGCGTTCCGTCGCCGGCCCAAGCCGCCGGCTCCTACCAGCTACGAGGAAGCGCCTCAATCGCGATGA
- a CDS encoding segregation protein B: protein MKTDNQNLYVAAIVGAATLKGKELKDVLEERNFPAVDVRLLDDESLGQLERVQDEVALVQPVTRDQLRGVDFTFFAADESFTRKHWKLAREAGSAIVDLSYALEDQPDVPVCAPWIERELAQHTKLNLDSSSIAIAHPAAVALALLVLRARKAGTIRRIAATIFEPVSELGRKGMDELHEQTVNLLSFQQMPTAVFDTQVAFNMIGRYGQTSEQSLEATERRIGSHLRRLLPESVPVPALMLLQAPVFHAHTFSVYIELEQSISAGDFGHAMAGEHVVMARSPEDAPSNVNVAGKDEILLAVRRDVIHENGFWLWAAVDNLRLAALTAVDCATALAAVRPHGKVQ from the coding sequence ATGAAAACAGACAACCAGAACCTGTACGTGGCGGCCATTGTCGGCGCGGCCACGCTGAAAGGCAAAGAGCTCAAGGACGTCCTGGAAGAGCGCAACTTCCCCGCCGTGGATGTCCGCTTGCTTGACGACGAATCTCTGGGACAGCTGGAGCGCGTGCAGGACGAAGTTGCCCTGGTGCAGCCGGTCACCCGCGACCAGCTCCGCGGCGTGGACTTCACCTTCTTCGCCGCCGACGAGAGCTTTACCCGCAAGCATTGGAAGCTGGCGCGCGAAGCCGGCAGCGCCATCGTGGACCTCTCGTACGCGCTGGAAGACCAGCCTGACGTCCCCGTCTGCGCCCCGTGGATTGAGCGCGAACTGGCGCAGCACACCAAGCTCAACTTGGACTCCAGTTCCATCGCCATCGCCCACCCTGCGGCCGTGGCCCTGGCCTTGCTGGTCTTGCGCGCGCGCAAGGCGGGAACCATCCGCAGAATCGCGGCCACCATTTTCGAGCCGGTTTCCGAACTAGGGCGCAAGGGTATGGACGAGCTCCACGAACAGACGGTCAACCTTCTCTCCTTTCAGCAAATGCCCACCGCGGTCTTTGACACTCAAGTGGCGTTCAACATGATTGGCCGCTACGGCCAAACGTCAGAGCAATCGCTGGAAGCCACCGAGCGGCGCATCGGCAGCCATTTGCGACGGCTGCTGCCGGAGAGCGTCCCCGTGCCTGCCCTGATGCTGCTGCAGGCGCCGGTGTTCCACGCGCACACCTTTTCTGTTTACATTGAGCTGGAGCAAAGCATCTCCGCCGGGGACTTTGGGCACGCCATGGCCGGCGAGCACGTGGTGATGGCGCGGTCGCCGGAAGATGCGCCCAGCAACGTGAACGTGGCCGGCAAAGACGAAATCCTGCTGGCGGTGCGGCGTGACGTGATCCACGAAAACGGCTTCTGGCTGTGGGCCGCCGTGGACAACCTCCGCCTGGCCGCTCTGACCGCCGTGGATTGCGCCACCGCCCTGGCCGCGGTGCGTCCGCATGGGAAGGTGCAGTGA